A segment of the Nostoc sp. TCL26-01 genome:
AGGTATTTTATGTAGTTCCCAGGGTGGAGGGAATTGAGGAGACAACCGCCAGTTTACGAGAGATGATACCAGGGGGAAGGTTTGCGATCGCTCACGGTCAAATGGATGAGAGCGAGTTAGAATCAACCATGCTCACCTTCAGTAATGGTGAGGCAGATATCTTAGTTTGTACAACGATTATTGAATCTGGCTTGGATATTCCCCGCGTCAACACCATCTTAATTGAAGATGCCCACCGTTTCGGTTTGTCACAACTTTACCAATTACGGGGACGGGTAGGACGTGCCGGTATTCAAGCCCACGCTTGGTTATTTTATCCCAAACAACGCGCCTTATCTGATGCCGCACGCCAAAGGCTACGAGCTATCCAAGAATTTACCCAACTCGGTTCCGGCTATCAATTAGCCATGCGTGACATGGAAATTCGCGGTGTAGGTAACTTGCTAGGTGCAGAACAATCCGGTCAAATGGATGCGATCGGTTTTGATTTATATATGGAAATGTTGGAAGAATCCATTCGGGAAATTCGTGGACAAGAAATTCCCACCGTTGAAGATACCCAAATTGACCTCAACCTGACAGCATTCATCCCCGCCGATTATATCCCCGACATTGACCAAAAGATGAGCGCCTACCGTGCCGTAGCTGCTGCTAAATCCCAAGAAGAGTTAACCCAGATTGCTGCCGAGTGGAGCGATCGCTATGGTACTTTACCCGTCCCCGCTAATCAACTGTTGCGTGTCATGCAACTCAAACAACTAGCGAAAAAACTAGGATTTAGCCGCATCAAACCAGAAAACAAACAGCACATCGTCCTAGAAACACCAATGGAAGAACCCGCTTGGAACCTACTCGCAGCCAACTTACCAGAAACCCTTAAAGCCAGATTTGTTTTCTCCCCTGGTAAAGTCACAATCCGGGGTTTAGGAGTATTCAAAGCCGATCAACAACTGCAAAGCTTGATTGATGCCATGACGAAAATGCAGGGAGCGATCGCTGAAGTAGCTGTTGTTTAAATAGTGTTAAGTTGTTCTCTAGGATCAGTTAGATACTGTCACTGAAGCGGGTGAAACCGAAAATTATGATTACGATCAAAATGGTCGGTTAACGTGTATAAATGTGAGGAATGCGCTACTGCGGTGATGCAGTGGTTAAGAGAAAATCGGATATCTGGAAGAATTATTAAAATTCAAACACGTAATGGTGAGGATTATATAATTAGTACACGTCTAGAAAGGCTCTTAATCAACGATTCAATTACAATGAATGGAATTCATTATGGTGTGGAGGTGAAAGAAAGAGTATTTGATAATCTATCAACTGAGGGATTGACTCTTAGTGATTGGCTCAATGATTTTGACTGCCCAAGTGGAGAATTTTTGGTTGACTATTTGTCTGAGATTTAGCACTAAATAAGCGAGAGAAATTCAGTCAGAGAGGCTTGAGGAATAAATGAGCAAATTATTTGAGATTTTGTCAAAAATTCAAACCTCCCCAGGGATGTATATTGGAAGTGCTTCCGTTAGCGATTTATTTCATTTCCTAGTGGGTTTTAAAACAGCTTTGAGAGAATTAGGAGTTGAAGCAACGGCAGAAGAACTGGATTTTTATCGGGAGTTTCAGCCTTGGGTACAAAAAAAATATCATGTATCAACTTCCAATTCTTGGGCTAAGATAATTATGCTCAATTGTGGAACCGAACAAGAAGGTTTTAATGCTTTCTACAGGTTGTTGTCTGAATTTAAAAATAGGAAGAAAAGTTTAGAAGCGGATGAGTTAGGTGAAATAGCTTCTGAGGAGAATACACAAATTCCCGCTTGATTTTTTAGTATGAAAGTCAATCACATTTACTTTTACTAAACATCAAAAGAAATTGGCTTACCGTTGAAATGGTGGTAAATATCCTCTGGGTTAAACCAGCTTGGCAATGTGCGCTCTGCCTCGTTTAATTCCTCGCCGTTATCATCAAGCAAGCCACGAACAATCTTGACTAATTAGGTAATCAAAATATCCTTCTATCTTTTTCTTGAGTTCAGCTATGCGAGTATTTGCTTGATTGTGTGAGATTTCAGAGGATTTGAAATATTCATTTGCATCTACAGGGGTGACTAATGCCCTAGCGTGCAAAACTATTTCACCTGGATGGGGTTTCTCTTTTTCCCCACTGTTTGATTCAACCTTGGCTCACAGTATTTAACATTCCTGGTATGAAGCGTTGCTTTTTGAGATTAATCGACTTTATGAATGATTTTCGCGCTTCTCCAGTCAGTTTCTCTGTTGCTAGTTGAGTTTCTTGTCAATTTTTCTTTTCCTAAAGTAACAAAAGAGGGATGAGTCGTAAGCAGTTTAATCACGTTCTCACTCAGTTCGCTCTGTGGTAAGTAGCAATGTCCGTCTTCTGCTGCTTCACTCAATACATGGGTCATCCCTGCACAGTAGCGAAACTGGGAATCTGCGGGAACCCCCAAATTACGGGCTATTTTATCCGCAGTTAAAAAACCAATGCCATAGATATCAGTTGCTAGTTGGTAGGGGTTTTCGGTGACTGTGGCGATCGCTTTGTCTAGCATAAGGCCTTCCCTTCTCCTGAGCATATTCATGATCATTCACAGAAAGCATCATTGCTCTAGGTTAAGATTACTATAAATGTGTACTGAATTTTTTCAAAAATCAAATATGAATCCCATATCAGTTAACTAATAATTAGAGGAGATAATTAAATATGAAAGTTAGAGGCATAAAACGTGGACAAAATATTGAAATTTTAGAACAAATTCATAATATTCCAGATGGGACAGAAATTATAGTAGACTTAGAACTTTTTGAAAGTCAAATTACAGAAACACAACAACCCTTAACAGAAGCGCAAAGACTAGCAAAACTTAATCAATTATTTGGAACTTGGAAGAACCAACCTGAATTAACAGAAATTTTTACAGAAATTGACCAACAACGCCATGCTTATCAAGGCAGAACCATAAACTCAATTGATAACCAAGACAAGGACTAATGTATCTACTAGATACCAATATTTGCATTGCATTGCTGAACGAACATCCCCTAGCTATTACTAAATTTAATCGCTTTTTCAGCCAATGTTATCTCTCTATCATTGTAGTATCAGAACTATATAAAGGCGTTTATTGTTATCAACAGGTAGCCAAAAACCTAGAAATCTTGGCACAATTTACAGAATTCTTATCAGTAGAACCATTTGAAATAGAAGCAGCTATCGAATTTGGCAAGATTCAAAGCGAACTTAGAAAAATCGGAAAACCCACTGGAGAATTTGATGCTTTGATTGCTGCTGTTGCTCGTTCTCGTGATGATATCCTTGTTACTAACAATATTAAAGATTTTATCAATATTCCCAACTTAAAATTAGATAACTGGTTAGAAGCTTGAAAAACCTCCACGATGACACCTGAAAATTCGCCTATGTCGATCTAGTTGGGATGTAATAGGGGTGATAATTTGGAGATTAAAGTTCTAATTTTTCTCGAATGACTGTTTCATCTCTGAAGCCTACCAGCACGGCTGTTCCATCTTTGACGAAAAGCGGACGTTTGAGCAGCATTGCGTCGTTAGCGAATGCGTCAATCCACTGTTCGTCAGTCCAAGTCTTCTTTTCTTCACTCAAAGCGCGGTAGGATTGGCCAGAAGTGTTCCGCATGGGAGCAGAACCCAAAGATTTCACCCAGTTTTGAATCTGGTCACGGGTGGGCGGATTTTCTTTGGTGTTCATAAATTCATAGTCAATGTTGTGGTTTTGCAACCAGTTAAAAGCTTTTTTGCAAGTGCCGCAGTTGGGAATGCCGTAAACTTGAAGAGACATAAAATAGTTAATCAAGAATTTCCATAACATCTATATATATACACATGGCTGGTGTAAGTATTTGCCATTGCCTGAGCGTGGGCTTCACTTTACCGGATAATATAATCCATCGTCCCCAAAACGCCAACCACGGGAAGCGGGGTTTCTATGGCGGCTCCATGACTCAAATTCGGATGGAGTATTGTTTTCTCGCTCTCTGGAGAGACTTAATTCATCAACACCCAGTTTTCGAGCTAGATTTTCCCCAGCCAAGGATTGAATTTCTACTGATTGACCATGAAACTGATGCGATGATGAAAATTGCCTTCTACCTGTATTTCCCTGTTGTCGAAGCTGTCCAACTTTACATGAGTTTTGACGAATTAAGAATAACACTCATCAAGAGCGAAAACTTGTATCTACTCTTTGCGTTACCTCTCCTCGCTCTACCTTTACCAAGTTATCTCTTGCCGCAATAGTAATATACAGAGCAATTCCACAATTAACTGCTGCCAATACCAAAGCTGCTGATAGAGTTTTTGTCCCCCCAGTGTAGTCAGCCATCATCTCATGATTTGGATCTACTTGCAAATCACGGATGAAAGTGTGAATCTTGGGATAGCATTCGTTTAAGTCGTCTGGATTTTGTACCAGAATTAAATCTCGTTCTTTTTGAAAGCGATCGCCTAACCCCACTTGTCTGGGAATATTAGGTAATCTTTCCAGAACTTCTGCACCCCGACGCACTTCACAAGGGGTTCCCTCGCCGATGACTTGCGATTTGCTACCTTTTTCACCATCAGAGGCGATGAAGATTATGCGATCGGGTTGTAAGCTGCGAATGGCTGTGATGATGGGTTGGAAGGAACCACCGACGGTGACGAAGAGTATTTTGGTCATTTTATAGATTTTCAGCTACTTAGCTACTGTTAGTTAAGTTGAATTTGTTGGCGGCTAATCCAAGTTTCTATTCGCTCCAAATTCTCAATTGTCAATCCCTCTTCGGCTGCTTTTTTTAGAGCTTCATCCATGATTTTTTCATATTCAAGAATCAATTCCCACTGAGGGCCTAGAGTAGAAATGCCATTACCTACTTCATATCCTCTTGTTACTGTTATCAAACCTAGTTTTTTCATTGAACGCAGATGATTGTCTTTAAAAGGTTCATAATCTATCCCTTGCATTAAACTCCAATATGTTTGATGATGAACTAATTTGTTATGTAGTTCCTTTGATGTCATAGGTTGATTTAAACTAAGAACATCTAAAACGGCATTGCTCAAATCACTCATCACTAAAGGCATGACAGGCAACTCTACCCAGTAGCTTTCTTTATTTGTAAACCGCACACATTTTTCTGCTATATTATTAGCAGCTTGAACATAATAAACACGAGTTACTTCACCTGATAAAGAAGCTGCCATTTGCAAAGCCAAATTAATAACATTATTACCCCCAGTCAGATTTACCCATATTTCTTTACCTTGGCTACCGCTTCCCTTTGCAAGAGAAGCTAACACTTTAGCAATGCGTTCATATGTTGTCTTAATATTACGTAGTTCTACTTCACACCAATAGACAATTCCATTGTTCCCAATTTGAGGAGCTTTAATTTTTGACCACTCTTGCATCAAAAGAGGCTCAAGTATCTTTTTCATATTGGCTTGCGTCTCATGTTTTCCTACTCTCTGTCCGCAAGGATTATTTATATATTCTTCGCAGTCAACTTCACCATTAATAACTTCTTTTGTGGTGAAAAGTATGAGTAATTGTATCCCACCTACTGAAGCGCCTTTTTCTCTCTGTTCTTCCTCACCCGAACTAGCAAAAAATTCTTTCCCTTCAGCTTCCCAATTATTATAAATTTCAGCGAGATAAGAAATTGGCCCAGTAACTGCTCCTGGAGAAAGACCTAAACCCATTAAATGGTAAACTCCCATAATTTCCTCCAAATTATGTAACTAATGAGTTAAAATTCACATTTGTTAAACCCATGCCTAATCTAGTTTTCATTCCTGTACCTGTAAACTGAGAATAGTTAACTAGAAGATTAGCAACATTTGCCAATAATGGTTCAGTATTGTGCGAAACTTGTAGGATTACATTACCTGTGAAACCATTAACATATCCATTTGCTATTTTAAATATTCTAGTTTGAATTTTGTGCTTTCTTAGTGTAATTACATCATTCATAAAACACATTAATTCATCACTACCTAAGTAAACAGGTGCAAAATAGTTCCATCGTTCTAACCAACTGCGAAACATCAAATAAGGTACAGGTAAGGCTAAACGAGTTCTATTTTGAGCAAAGACAGTAGGAGTAATGAAATCCAAATTAAATCGCTTAATGGGTTCCGGTTCAGAGACGACGAGAGTTTGATAAAGTTGTTCATAGCTGGTAGTTTCATTTTCTCTATTCACTACCTCAAACTTAGCTCCTAAAAACTCAATGTAAGGTGATAATTCCAGGTGATAAACTGCCTTGGCAGTCATATCCTGTAAACCAGAAAGAGATAATCTGTAAAAATTATCCGGACTGAAAGTTATGAAGTCCCCAGAGGTAGAGCAAGAACCAATGATTCCTGAATAAGTGACAGGAGGAATTGCTATATCTGCAAAAGTTATCTTCATTCTTCTGTGCAAATCCTTGACTAGTTCTAAGCCATAAGCACGGGGTAGAGAAACTGGCTCAGATACAGTTAATGTCCAAGTAGAACGAATTAGCATACAGCCTCCGCAGGGGTTAGCTGAACCCATCCCAAAGCTCGTTTAGTTGTCTTAGTTTGAGTGGGAATTATTGCAGTACGCCTAGATTTTGGAGTTTCTGAAGAATTGGTTGAAGTACCACAAGCGTTGCGGATATGTTCTCTAGTTTCTTCATTAAAATGCAAACCGATTGTAGTTCCGATCATTCCACTTCCCCAGCCAACTCTGAGATTATAGGAGCAATTATTGTTATAAAATTTGCGAATACGACTAAAGTTTAGTTTTTCATCACTAGGATTATCTGTAATACTGTTCCAGTATTTTTTTTCATGTTCCCATTGCGCTTGTGCAAATTCTTGGCAAATTTCTAGAATCCCTTCTATAGTCCATAATTTACGAGGTAATTGCATTCCCTGTTCATGCTGAAACTGTGATAGCATTTCTGTATCAATAGTAAGTGTGAATTCTGTTTGGGCATTCCAAACCATTTCTACAAAGTTAGTAGCACTTTCTTTGGCGAATCTTTCACTACCATTAACGTAAAAACTTGATGAAATAACTTCAGATACTATAGATAAGTTAACACCATCGCTCTTGTGTAGTGAGGAAGAATCAGTAACTTTTATAGCTCTCATCAAATCCGTATTAGGAGTATTTATTTCTTCAACTATGCAATATTCGTGCATCAGCCTAAAATTTGAGAATAAATAACTGTTCAAAGATATTTCCAGATTATTAGCTAGTCTTATTAACTTTTCGTCATCTAAATAAGCTTTTTTTCTTTTAATAGACCCAAAGTTAAGTTGTATTAATTTTTGCTCAATATCGCTCAGGATTGTTGTGTGTACTTGATGTTTAAGTAAATAGTAGGCGATTGCGGTTCTAATTGCACCTTTAATAGATGTTCCAGGTATATATAATTCGCCCAAGCCATTACGAATCAAAGGTCTTAGTTTTTTAATTTCTTGGTCTGTCTTGTTATAGCTAATACTTGCTGTAGGGAAAATAAGAGTATTATCTGAACTACAGGCTGTCCACCAATTGCTACCAAGTATTTTTTCAAGTAAGTTCAGTACATTCTCACGCTTTTGAATTAATCTATATCTTTCATTAATATATTCTTTTGTAAGCTTAATATAATTATGTAGTTCTCCTCTTTGAGATAAAACTGCTATTAAAGCATCTTGGTTAGGAAAATAAATTAATCGATTTATTGCCTTTTCTCTACTATGTATATCTCTCTGAATATAGTCAAAAGGAGTTAGAGTAGATTCTGCTGATCCAATATGAATTAAAGGACTTGTTAACTGAATACGTTGGGATTGATAGTTGCATTCCTTATAGGCATTTAGTTGATTCTGGATAGTATTAGGTGAACTGACCATAATTTCTACTCCGGTGCGTTGATTGGAAGACTGAAGCTAATCCCACTACGGTAGATTTTGTGTGTATCTGGATAATTATTGAATTCTTTTGGTGTAACGTCAGCTAGTTCTCCGTGAGGAGAAAATGGAAAAACCGAACCTTCAGTAAACATTCGCAAAGATTGACGGCGTAGTTGACGACCAGAAAACGGAGAACCAATCCAACCACCTCGTTCTTGAATTTCATAAGCATCAGATTGGTCTAGTAGTTCATCTGGTAGAGCACTTTGCCAGTACAAGCTAATTAAGCAGTATTTTGGCTTATTTACTTCAGATGGTTCTAAGATACTTTTCCAATCTTTCTCAAATTCCCGATCTTCTTCATCTACCCAATCAGGTTTAAATCTTCCTGCACCACTAGACCTTTCACCACCTAATCCTTCTTCTCCTAAAAGGTCGAGTGCTAATTTCAGTCTTTGTACAAGTTTATCATCTACTGGTTTAGGGAATTTAATGAGAAAATATAAACCAGCTTGTTTATCTTCATCTGGTTTCGAGAGAAATTGTACAAAACCAGTATGATAAAAATTTGTTGCTCTAGTAGTACGGTCTACAGCAACTTTGGGGACAAGCCTAATTTTGTAAGTTTCTGGATAATCAAATGTTCCAGCTTGATTTAAATCTTCAGTAACATCAGGATAATTTTCTAATTCATATCCATCATCTTCAGTAAATCCTTTCTGAGTTTGATACCAACGGTGCCAAACTTTTAAGGGTAAATAATTCAGTTTTTTATATACCTTAGTAAATTTCAAATCATCTTCAGGGTATCCATTTGGTAAAAGTAATGGTTTAGGTAAATAATAAGTATAGCGACTGCCTTTTTGGGAATAGACAAAGGTAGAAC
Coding sequences within it:
- a CDS encoding papain fold toxin domain-containing protein, with amino-acid sequence MQWLRENRISGRIIKIQTRNGEDYIISTRLERLLINDSITMNGIHYGVEVKERVFDNLSTEGLTLSDWLNDFDCPSGEFLVDYLSEI
- a CDS encoding type II toxin-antitoxin system VapC family toxin codes for the protein MYLLDTNICIALLNEHPLAITKFNRFFSQCYLSIIVVSELYKGVYCYQQVAKNLEILAQFTEFLSVEPFEIEAAIEFGKIQSELRKIGKPTGEFDALIAAVARSRDDILVTNNIKDFINIPNLKLDNWLEA
- a CDS encoding Spx/MgsR family RNA polymerase-binding regulatory protein, translated to MSLQVYGIPNCGTCKKAFNWLQNHNIDYEFMNTKENPPTRDQIQNWVKSLGSAPMRNTSGQSYRALSEEKKTWTDEQWIDAFANDAMLLKRPLFVKDGTAVLVGFRDETVIREKLEL
- the cas6 gene encoding CRISPR system precrRNA processing endoribonuclease RAMP protein Cas6, which translates into the protein MLIRSTWTLTVSEPVSLPRAYGLELVKDLHRRMKITFADIAIPPVTYSGIIGSCSTSGDFITFSPDNFYRLSLSGLQDMTAKAVYHLELSPYIEFLGAKFEVVNRENETTSYEQLYQTLVVSEPEPIKRFNLDFITPTVFAQNRTRLALPVPYLMFRSWLERWNYFAPVYLGSDELMCFMNDVITLRKHKIQTRIFKIANGYVNGFTGNVILQVSHNTEPLLANVANLLVNYSQFTGTGMKTRLGMGLTNVNFNSLVT
- the csm5 gene encoding type III-A CRISPR-associated RAMP protein Csm5; the protein is MVSSPNTIQNQLNAYKECNYQSQRIQLTSPLIHIGSAESTLTPFDYIQRDIHSREKAINRLIYFPNQDALIAVLSQRGELHNYIKLTKEYINERYRLIQKRENVLNLLEKILGSNWWTACSSDNTLIFPTASISYNKTDQEIKKLRPLIRNGLGELYIPGTSIKGAIRTAIAYYLLKHQVHTTILSDIEQKLIQLNFGSIKRKKAYLDDEKLIRLANNLEISLNSYLFSNFRLMHEYCIVEEINTPNTDLMRAIKVTDSSSLHKSDGVNLSIVSEVISSSFYVNGSERFAKESATNFVEMVWNAQTEFTLTIDTEMLSQFQHEQGMQLPRKLWTIEGILEICQEFAQAQWEHEKKYWNSITDNPSDEKLNFSRIRKFYNNNCSYNLRVGWGSGMIGTTIGLHFNEETREHIRNACGTSTNSSETPKSRRTAIIPTQTKTTKRALGWVQLTPAEAVC
- the csm4 gene encoding type III-A CRISPR-associated RAMP protein Csm4 — its product is MCWKIVRLDFSNNLAHFGELGIGIEETSERVRSDTLFSAWVSTYAKLFGKDNVGDLLDKFIKNPQSIFRISSTFVYSQKGSRYTYYLPKPLLLPNGYPEDDLKFTKVYKKLNYLPLKVWHRWYQTQKGFTEDDGYELENYPDVTEDLNQAGTFDYPETYKIRLVPKVAVDRTTRATNFYHTGFVQFLSKPDEDKQAGLYFLIKFPKPVDDKLVQRLKLALDLLGEEGLGGERSSGAGRFKPDWVDEEDREFEKDWKSILEPSEVNKPKYCLISLYWQSALPDELLDQSDAYEIQERGGWIGSPFSGRQLRRQSLRMFTEGSVFPFSPHGELADVTPKEFNNYPDTHKIYRSGISFSLPINAPE